The sequence GAGCGCCAGGTCCCGAGGATGGAGCGCGAACGGAACGTGGGACATGAGGTACACGTCGGCCGGCAGCGGAACGAGCGCGTAGCGGTCGAGCGCCCACGCAGCCGCCGCGCCCGCCGC is a genomic window of Thermoanaerobaculia bacterium containing:
- a CDS encoding ABC transporter permease, translating into AAGAAAAWALDRYALVPLPADVYLMSHVPFALHPRDLALVIAFSLAAAMGAAALPARAAGRVGPAEALRLSR